Proteins from one Candidatus Melainabacteria bacterium genomic window:
- a CDS encoding SDR family oxidoreductase, translating into MNVQEKILVTGATGYVGGRLVPRLLNAGYKVKAGSRSLDKLKSREWANHPNVELVTFNALNLESLTQALSGCSVAYYLIHSMSPEQEDFEHADKQAAQNTVAASEAHGLDRIIYLGGLGEENPYLSKHLKSRAEVGRILQSGQVKVTVLRAAMIIGSGSASFEILRYLVDRLPVIISSHWLQTPCQPIGIRNVLEYLISCLNHEETSGKTFDIGGTDVLSYQKLMEIYAEEAHLKKRWIISLPALTPVLSSYWINLITPVPAVISKPLVEGLRNPVVCRDNRITKIIPQKLLSCREAIRLALERLKQQQVETSWTDAGIISHPEWNYEGDPVWAGGTTYEDKRYIIIDGSPDEVWRPLIRIGGATGWYYGDWLWQFRGLLDLFFGGVGPNRGRRHPVELRAGDVLDFWRVINVEHAKKILLVAEMKLPGEAVLEFELNKIDENKTKLVQTARFIPNGFGGIAYWNSVTPLHNLIFNGMLRGIAKATRKKIIDGPRLVTNFYSS; encoded by the coding sequence ATGAATGTTCAAGAAAAAATATTAGTAACTGGAGCTACTGGATATGTTGGTGGAAGATTAGTACCAAGATTACTTAATGCGGGATACAAAGTTAAAGCAGGAAGTAGATCGCTAGATAAATTAAAAAGCAGAGAATGGGCAAACCATCCAAATGTTGAACTAGTAACTTTTAATGCTTTAAATTTAGAGTCTCTTACTCAAGCATTAAGCGGATGTTCAGTTGCTTATTACTTAATTCATTCTATGAGCCCCGAGCAAGAGGATTTTGAACATGCTGATAAGCAAGCTGCTCAAAACACGGTTGCAGCTAGTGAAGCACATGGGCTAGATCGAATTATTTATCTTGGCGGGCTCGGAGAAGAAAATCCTTATCTCAGTAAGCATTTAAAATCAAGAGCTGAAGTTGGAAGGATATTACAATCAGGCCAAGTAAAAGTAACAGTATTACGTGCAGCAATGATTATTGGTTCCGGCTCTGCATCATTTGAGATATTACGGTATTTAGTAGATCGCTTACCAGTTATTATTTCTTCTCATTGGCTGCAAACACCATGTCAACCAATTGGAATTAGAAATGTACTTGAATATTTAATTAGTTGTTTAAACCATGAGGAAACAAGTGGAAAGACTTTTGATATTGGCGGCACTGATGTTCTTTCTTACCAAAAACTAATGGAAATTTATGCAGAGGAGGCACACCTTAAAAAACGCTGGATTATTTCACTTCCAGCACTTACACCAGTACTAAGTTCATATTGGATTAATTTAATAACTCCTGTTCCAGCTGTTATTAGCAAGCCACTTGTAGAAGGTTTACGGAATCCAGTAGTCTGCCGAGATAATAGAATTACAAAAATTATTCCACAAAAATTATTAAGTTGTAGAGAAGCAATTAGACTAGCACTTGAAAGACTAAAGCAACAACAAGTAGAAACCAGCTGGACAGATGCAGGAATAATCTCACATCCTGAATGGAACTATGAAGGTGATCCTGTTTGGGCTGGTGGAACAACATACGAAGACAAACGTTACATTATTATTGATGGAAGCCCAGATGAAGTATGGCGGCCACTTATTAGAATAGGAGGTGCAACTGGTTGGTACTATGGGGATTGGTTGTGGCAATTTCGTGGATTATTAGATCTTTTCTTTGGAGGTGTAGGTCCAAATCGAGGACGCAGACATCCTGTAGAACTAAGAGCAGGTGATGTACTTGACTTCTGGAGAGTAATAAATGTTGAACATGCAAAAAAAATACTGCTTGTAGCAGAAATGAAATTACCAGGTGAAGCAGTACTAGAGTTTGAACTTAATAAAATAGATGAAAACAAGACTAAACTAGTACAAACAGCAAGGTTTATTCCAAACGGGTTTGGTGGAATTGCTTACTGGAATTCTGTGACACCACTACATAATCTTATATTTAATGGAATGCTTAGAGGGATTGCAAAAGCTACAAGAAAAAAAATCATAGACGGACCAAGATTAGTTACTAATTTTTACTCTTCCTAA